Proteins from one Streptosporangium becharense genomic window:
- a CDS encoding low molecular weight protein-tyrosine-phosphatase gives MSYRICLVCMGNICRSPMAEIVLRKTLDDHGLGDLVTVDSAGTGGWHQGGPMDERAAATLSARGYDGSLHRARQFQADWYGQVDLVLAMDRENLRALRRLAPDGADVRLFRSFDPGAPEGAEVPDPYYGEQEGFAEVLRMVEAASVGLAEHLAKKLR, from the coding sequence ATGAGCTACCGCATATGCCTGGTCTGCATGGGAAACATCTGCCGCTCCCCGATGGCGGAGATCGTGCTGAGGAAGACCCTCGACGACCACGGTCTGGGTGACCTGGTGACCGTCGACAGCGCCGGCACCGGCGGCTGGCACCAGGGCGGGCCGATGGACGAACGTGCCGCCGCGACGCTCTCCGCGCGCGGCTACGACGGCTCCCTGCACCGGGCCCGGCAGTTCCAGGCCGACTGGTACGGACAGGTCGACCTGGTGCTGGCCATGGACCGGGAGAACCTGCGGGCGCTGCGCCGCCTGGCCCCCGACGGCGCCGACGTGCGGCTGTTCCGCTCGTTCGACCCGGGCGCCCCGGAAGGCGCCGAGGTCCCCGACCCCTACTACGGCGAGCAGGAGGGCTTCGCCGAGGTGCTGCGGATGGTCGAGGCCGCCTCCGTGGGCCTGGCCGAACACCTGGCGAAGAAGCTCAGGTGA
- a CDS encoding TIGR03618 family F420-dependent PPOX class oxidoreductase, translating to MGKLSEEAKELLRQPIHAWVTTVRPNGSLHSTVVWVDVDGDDVVFNTAVGRAKERHLREDPRVSVSVLDPKDAFHLVSVSGKARLELDGADEVIDRLAGKYLGVETYPYRQPGEQRITVRVTPDEVIFSPGS from the coding sequence GTGGGGAAACTGAGCGAGGAAGCCAAGGAGCTGCTCAGGCAGCCCATCCACGCCTGGGTGACCACCGTCAGGCCCAACGGGTCGCTGCACAGCACCGTCGTCTGGGTCGACGTCGACGGTGACGACGTCGTCTTCAACACGGCGGTCGGCCGGGCCAAGGAGCGTCACCTGCGTGAGGACCCCCGGGTGTCGGTGAGCGTCCTCGACCCCAAGGACGCCTTCCACCTGGTGAGCGTCTCGGGCAAGGCGCGCCTGGAGCTGGATGGCGCCGACGAGGTCATCGACCGCCTGGCCGGCAAGTATCTCGGCGTGGAGACCTACCCCTACCGGCAGCCGGGCGAGCAGCGCATCACGGTGCGCGTCACGCCCGACGAGGTCATCTTCAGCCCGGGGAGCTGA
- a CDS encoding cobalt-precorrin-6A reductase, with protein MNILVLGGTDEARRLAAALVGRPGTRVVSSLAGRVRDPKLPVGEVREGGFGGPDGLASWLVEHRVDVVVDATHPFAARMTASAAEASTRAGLPLLILRRPGWREGPGDDWRWVPSLAAAAELLPSLGERVFLTTGRRSLPVFAGLDGLWFLARSVDPPEPPMPRRVEVLLSRGPFTVEGELALMREHRVEVLVTKDSGGGMTTAKLAAARELGLPVVVVRRPAAPDGVPAVETVEAALSWLDSTTGPAAAGADDHAG; from the coding sequence CTGAACATCCTGGTGCTCGGCGGCACGGACGAGGCCAGGCGGCTGGCCGCCGCGCTCGTCGGGCGTCCCGGGACGCGCGTGGTGTCGTCCCTGGCAGGACGGGTACGCGACCCGAAGCTGCCGGTGGGGGAGGTGCGCGAGGGTGGCTTCGGCGGCCCGGACGGCCTGGCATCGTGGCTGGTCGAGCACCGCGTGGACGTCGTGGTGGACGCCACGCACCCCTTCGCCGCGCGGATGACCGCCTCCGCGGCCGAGGCGTCGACCCGCGCCGGCCTGCCGCTGCTGATCCTGCGGCGGCCGGGCTGGCGGGAGGGCCCCGGCGACGACTGGCGCTGGGTCCCCTCCCTCGCCGCCGCCGCCGAGCTGCTGCCCTCGCTGGGGGAGCGGGTGTTCCTGACCACCGGCCGGCGGAGCCTGCCGGTCTTCGCCGGGCTGGACGGCCTGTGGTTCCTGGCCCGCTCGGTCGACCCGCCGGAGCCGCCGATGCCGCGCCGGGTGGAGGTGCTGCTCAGCCGGGGCCCGTTCACCGTCGAGGGCGAGCTGGCCCTGATGCGCGAGCACCGCGTCGAGGTGCTCGTCACCAAGGACAGCGGCGGTGGGATGACCACCGCCAAGCTGGCCGCCGCCCGCGAGCTGGGCCTGCCGGTCGTGGTCGTCCGCCGCCCGGCCGCGCCGGACGGCGTGCCCGCCGTGGAGACCGTCGAGGCGGCCCTGTCCTGGCTGGACTCCACGACCGGCCCGGCCGCCGCCGGCGCGGACGATCATGCCGGGTAG
- a CDS encoding precorrin-2 C(20)-methyltransferase, whose product MTGRLWGVGLGPGDPELVTVKAARLIGAADVIAFHSARHGRSIARSVAAPYLREGQIEEALIYPLTTETTDHPGGYQGAIDDFYADCAVRLAAHLDAGRDVVVLCEGDPLFYGSYMHMHKRLSHRYVTEVVPGVTSVSGAAAVLGRPLVERDEVLTVLPGTLPAPVLAERLAATDSAAVLKLGRTFTKVRDALAEAGRLDEAWYVERATTGQQRLAPLAEVDPDSVPYFSLALIPSPVNAAGPASAAAEAAPAPAPVVGTRGEVVVVGLGPAGRPWLTPEAQEALAGVDELVGYGPYLDRIPPNPRQRRHPTDNRVEAERAAHALELAAAGSRVAVVSSGDPGVFAMASAVLEVACEPRFADVPVRVLPGLTAAHAVAGRAGAPLGHDYCVLSLSDLLKPWEVVAGRISAAAGADLVLAIYNPASKSRTWQVAAARDLILEHRAPETPVVVGRDVGGPAESLTITTLGELDPASIDMRCLLLVGSSTTRVVERGDGRRVVFTPRRYPA is encoded by the coding sequence GTGACCGGACGGCTGTGGGGCGTGGGACTCGGGCCTGGAGACCCCGAGCTGGTGACCGTCAAGGCGGCCCGGCTCATCGGCGCGGCGGACGTGATCGCCTTTCACAGCGCCCGCCACGGCCGGAGCATCGCCCGCTCGGTGGCGGCGCCGTACCTGCGGGAGGGGCAGATCGAGGAGGCCCTGATCTACCCGCTCACCACCGAGACCACCGACCACCCCGGCGGCTACCAGGGGGCGATCGACGACTTCTACGCCGACTGCGCGGTGCGGCTCGCCGCCCACCTGGACGCCGGACGCGACGTGGTGGTGCTGTGCGAGGGCGACCCGCTCTTCTACGGCTCCTACATGCACATGCACAAACGCCTGTCGCACCGCTACGTCACCGAGGTGGTGCCGGGCGTGACGTCGGTCAGCGGCGCCGCCGCGGTCCTCGGCCGACCGCTGGTCGAGCGGGACGAGGTCCTCACCGTGCTGCCGGGGACGCTCCCCGCCCCCGTGCTCGCCGAGCGCCTCGCGGCGACCGACTCGGCCGCGGTGCTCAAGCTCGGCCGTACGTTCACCAAGGTCCGCGACGCGCTGGCAGAGGCCGGGCGGCTGGACGAGGCGTGGTACGTGGAGCGCGCCACCACCGGGCAGCAGCGTCTGGCCCCGCTCGCCGAGGTGGACCCGGACAGTGTGCCGTACTTCTCGCTGGCGCTGATCCCGAGCCCGGTCAACGCGGCCGGTCCCGCGTCCGCGGCGGCGGAGGCGGCCCCCGCCCCCGCCCCCGTCGTGGGCACCCGCGGCGAGGTGGTCGTGGTCGGGCTCGGCCCGGCCGGGCGGCCGTGGCTGACGCCCGAGGCGCAGGAGGCGCTGGCCGGCGTCGACGAGCTCGTCGGGTACGGCCCCTACCTCGACCGGATCCCGCCGAACCCGCGCCAGCGCCGCCACCCCACCGACAACCGGGTGGAGGCCGAACGCGCCGCGCACGCGCTGGAGCTGGCCGCGGCCGGGTCGCGCGTGGCCGTGGTCTCCTCGGGTGATCCCGGGGTGTTCGCGATGGCCAGCGCGGTGCTGGAGGTGGCGTGCGAGCCACGGTTCGCGGACGTGCCGGTGCGGGTGCTGCCGGGCCTGACCGCGGCGCACGCCGTGGCCGGCCGGGCCGGGGCGCCGCTGGGCCACGACTACTGCGTGCTATCGCTGTCGGACCTGCTCAAGCCGTGGGAGGTCGTCGCCGGGCGGATCAGCGCCGCGGCCGGGGCCGACCTGGTCCTGGCGATCTACAACCCGGCGTCGAAGAGCCGCACCTGGCAGGTGGCCGCCGCGCGGGACCTGATCCTGGAGCACCGCGCACCCGAGACGCCCGTGGTCGTCGGCCGCGACGTCGGCGGGCCCGCCGAGAGCCTCACGATCACCACCCTCGGAGAGCTCGACCCGGCCTCGATCGACATGCGCTGCCTGCTGCTGGTGGGGTCGTCGACCACGCGGGTGGTCGAGCGGGGCGACGGCCGCCGGGTGGTGTTCACCCCCCGCCGCTACCCGGCATGA
- a CDS encoding SDR family oxidoreductase — MRCLVTGATGYIGGRLVPELLDAGHEVRCMVRSAGRLRDQPWASRVEIAEADATDPERTGAALDGVDVAYYLIHTMGGGPGFAAADREAAAVFAAAAERAGVRRVVYLGGLAPDDGLSPHMRSRAEVAEIFLRSAVPAVVLRAAVIIGSGSASFEMLRYLTERLPVMTTPRWVGTRTQPIAIRDVLRYLVAWADVAEEVNRSFDIGGPDVLTYADMMRVYAEAAGLPRRLIIPVPLLSPGLSSHWVGLVTPVPAALARPLVESLRNEAICREHDVARYVPDPPGGLIGLRQAVELALQRIREANVLTRWSSASTPGAPSDPLPTDPGWAGGSLYRDARARPVAVSPQRLWTVVEAIGGETGWYSLPVAWRLRGLLDRLVGGVGLRRGRRDPHRLRVGDAVDFWRVEEVEPGRLLRLRAEMRLPGLAWLELRVLRHRGRTVYGQRAIFHPRGLAGHLYWWAVTPFHSLVFGSMLRNVTAAAERGDPAAPRGERQEDPRAVRGSLT, encoded by the coding sequence ATGAGATGTCTTGTCACCGGCGCCACCGGATACATCGGCGGCAGGCTCGTCCCCGAACTGCTCGACGCCGGGCACGAGGTCCGTTGCATGGTCCGCTCGGCGGGTCGCCTGCGCGACCAGCCCTGGGCCTCCCGAGTCGAGATCGCCGAGGCCGACGCCACCGACCCGGAGCGGACCGGCGCGGCCCTCGACGGCGTCGACGTGGCCTACTACCTCATCCACACGATGGGCGGCGGCCCCGGCTTCGCCGCCGCCGACCGGGAGGCCGCCGCCGTCTTCGCCGCCGCGGCCGAGCGGGCCGGTGTGCGCCGCGTCGTCTACCTCGGCGGCCTGGCGCCCGACGACGGGCTCTCACCGCACATGCGCTCCCGGGCCGAGGTCGCAGAGATCTTCCTCCGCTCCGCGGTGCCCGCCGTGGTGCTGCGGGCGGCGGTCATCATCGGGTCCGGTTCGGCCTCCTTCGAGATGCTGCGCTACCTGACCGAGCGGCTGCCGGTGATGACGACCCCGCGCTGGGTGGGCACCCGGACCCAGCCCATCGCGATCCGCGACGTGCTGCGCTACCTCGTCGCCTGGGCGGACGTCGCGGAGGAGGTCAACCGCTCCTTCGACATCGGCGGCCCGGACGTGCTGACCTACGCCGACATGATGCGCGTGTACGCCGAGGCCGCCGGGCTGCCTCGCCGGCTCATCATCCCGGTGCCGCTGCTCAGCCCCGGCCTGTCGAGCCACTGGGTGGGCCTGGTCACGCCGGTCCCGGCGGCACTGGCCCGGCCGCTGGTGGAGTCGCTGCGCAACGAGGCGATCTGCCGCGAGCACGACGTCGCCCGCTACGTCCCCGACCCGCCGGGCGGCCTGATCGGGCTGCGGCAGGCCGTCGAACTGGCCCTGCAGCGGATCAGGGAGGCCAACGTCCTGACCCGCTGGTCCTCGGCCTCCACTCCGGGAGCGCCGAGCGACCCGCTGCCCACCGACCCAGGCTGGGCGGGCGGGAGCCTCTACCGGGACGCGCGGGCCCGCCCGGTGGCGGTCTCCCCGCAGCGCCTCTGGACGGTCGTCGAGGCCATCGGCGGCGAGACGGGCTGGTACTCCCTGCCCGTCGCCTGGCGGCTGCGCGGCCTCCTCGACCGGCTGGTCGGCGGCGTGGGCCTGCGCCGCGGGCGGCGCGACCCCCACCGGCTCCGGGTGGGCGACGCGGTCGACTTCTGGCGGGTCGAGGAGGTCGAGCCGGGACGCCTGCTGCGGCTCCGCGCCGAGATGCGCCTGCCCGGCCTCGCCTGGCTGGAACTGCGGGTGCTCCGGCACCGGGGCCGGACCGTCTACGGCCAGCGTGCGATCTTCCATCCCCGGGGGCTGGCCGGGCACCTGTACTGGTGGGCGGTCACGCCCTTCCACAGCCTGGTCTTCGGCAGCATGCTGCGCAACGTCACGGCCGCGGCCGAGCGCGGCGACCCGGCGGCCCCCCGCGGGGAGCGGCAGGAGGACCCCCGGGCGGTCCGGGGCAGCCTCACCTGA
- a CDS encoding cobalt-precorrin-5B (C(1))-methyltransferase gives MSASLRHGWTTGACATAATTAAYTALLGGGFPDPVEITLPKGQRPAFALAREELAAGYAMAAVVKDAGDDPDVTHGALIRSTVRHGAPGSGVVFTAGPGVGTVTKPGLPLPVGEPAINPVPRQMMREHVAEVAARHGGSGDVVVEISVEDGEELARRTWNPRLGILGGLSILGTTGIVVPYSCSAWIDSIRRGIDVARAAGRTHVAGCTGSTSERVAAELYGLPEDALLDMGDFAGAVLKYLRRHPVPRLTVAGGIGKLSKLADGHLDLHSGRSQVDLGMLAGLVRSAGGGEELAGRVSAANTALHALRLCQEAGLPLGDLVAERARRTAAEVLRGAPVTVDVVVIDRAGVVVGRAG, from the coding sequence ATGAGCGCGTCCCTGCGCCACGGGTGGACCACCGGCGCCTGCGCGACCGCGGCGACCACCGCCGCCTACACCGCGCTGCTCGGCGGCGGGTTCCCCGACCCGGTGGAGATCACCCTGCCGAAGGGGCAGCGGCCGGCGTTCGCGCTGGCCCGGGAGGAGCTGGCGGCCGGGTACGCCATGGCCGCGGTGGTCAAGGACGCCGGGGACGACCCCGACGTGACGCACGGGGCGCTGATCCGCTCCACCGTCCGGCACGGCGCCCCCGGCAGCGGGGTGGTCTTCACCGCCGGGCCCGGGGTCGGCACCGTCACCAAACCCGGTCTCCCGCTCCCGGTGGGCGAACCCGCGATCAACCCGGTGCCCCGGCAGATGATGCGCGAGCACGTCGCCGAGGTCGCCGCCCGGCACGGCGGCAGCGGCGACGTGGTCGTGGAGATCTCGGTGGAGGACGGCGAGGAGCTGGCCCGGCGCACCTGGAACCCGCGCCTGGGCATCCTGGGCGGGCTGTCGATCCTCGGCACCACCGGCATCGTGGTTCCGTACTCGTGCTCGGCCTGGATCGACAGCATCCGGCGCGGCATCGACGTGGCCAGGGCGGCGGGCCGCACCCACGTCGCCGGGTGCACCGGGAGCACCTCCGAGCGGGTCGCCGCCGAGCTGTACGGGCTCCCCGAGGACGCCCTGCTGGACATGGGCGACTTCGCGGGCGCCGTGCTGAAATATCTGCGCAGGCATCCCGTCCCCCGGCTGACCGTCGCCGGGGGCATCGGCAAGCTGTCCAAGCTCGCCGACGGCCATCTGGACCTTCACTCCGGACGCTCGCAGGTCGACCTCGGCATGCTCGCCGGGCTCGTGCGCTCCGCGGGCGGCGGGGAGGAGCTGGCCGGGCGGGTGTCCGCGGCGAACACCGCGCTGCACGCACTGCGCCTGTGCCAGGAGGCGGGCCTGCCGCTGGGCGACCTGGTCGCCGAGCGGGCCCGCCGTACGGCCGCCGAGGTGCTGCGCGGCGCACCGGTCACGGTGGACGTGGTGGTCATCGACCGCGCGGGGGTCGTCGTCGGCCGCGCCGGCTGA
- a CDS encoding precorrin-8X methylmutase: MIDYVRDGAEIYRRSFATIRAEADLGGLPADVARVAVRMIHACGMVDLVTDLAWSPGVVASARAALRAGAPVLCDAQMVASGVTRRRLPAGNEVLCTLGDPRVPELAERLGTTRSAAALELWRDRLAGSVVAIGNAPTALFRLLEMVEEGAGRPAAVLGVPVGFIGAAESKQALAEHPAGLEYLVVHGRRGGSAMTAAAVNAIASEEE, from the coding sequence GTGATCGACTACGTCCGCGACGGCGCGGAGATCTACCGCCGTTCGTTCGCCACCATCCGCGCCGAGGCCGACCTGGGCGGCCTGCCCGCCGACGTCGCCCGGGTCGCGGTCCGCATGATCCACGCCTGCGGCATGGTCGACCTGGTGACCGACCTCGCCTGGTCCCCGGGGGTCGTGGCCTCGGCCCGCGCGGCCCTGCGCGCCGGCGCGCCGGTGCTCTGCGACGCCCAGATGGTCGCCTCGGGGGTGACCCGCCGCCGGCTGCCCGCCGGCAACGAGGTGCTGTGCACCCTCGGCGACCCCCGGGTGCCGGAGCTCGCCGAGCGGCTGGGCACCACCCGCAGCGCCGCGGCACTGGAGCTGTGGCGCGACCGGCTGGCGGGCTCCGTGGTGGCGATCGGCAACGCGCCGACCGCGCTGTTCCGGCTGCTGGAGATGGTCGAGGAAGGTGCCGGGCGACCGGCCGCCGTGCTCGGCGTCCCGGTCGGGTTCATCGGCGCCGCCGAGTCCAAGCAGGCCCTCGCCGAACACCCGGCGGGCCTTGAGTACCTGGTCGTGCACGGCCGCCGGGGCGGGAGCGCGATGACCGCCGCCGCCGTCAACGCGATCGCGAGTGAAGAGGAGTGA
- the cbiE gene encoding precorrin-6y C5,15-methyltransferase (decarboxylating) subunit CbiE, which produces MSDPVLPTDPAAPVVTVVGVGADGWAGLSETARRELRAAEVLMGSARQLALIPGPPDVERVAERVTWPSPLLPALPGLIASHRGRRVCVLASGDPMFHGIGTTLVRLLGADRVRVLPHPSSVSLACARLGWAADRLDVVSLVTAPVETLHGWVHDGRRILVLSADGRTPARVAGLLAARGYGGSPVTVLERLGGPGERVISGTAALWSLPSAHDLNVVAVECLADAGTVALPRVPGLPDDAYEHDGQLTKSEVRAVTLSRLAPVPGQLLWDVGAGAGSIGIEWMRVHPDNRAVAVESRPGRAAVVARNAARLGVPGLTVVTGAAPAALDGLERPDAVFVGGGVTVPGVVEGCWEALRPGGRLVANAVTVESEAVLASWFGALGGDLVRLSVGRAAPVGGFTGWRPMMPVTIWTAVKPPAAREPLESPGVPTSPGEDVR; this is translated from the coding sequence ATGTCTGACCCCGTGCTCCCCACTGACCCCGCAGCCCCCGTGGTCACCGTGGTCGGCGTCGGGGCCGACGGCTGGGCCGGTCTCTCCGAGACGGCGCGGCGCGAGCTGCGCGCCGCCGAGGTCCTGATGGGAAGTGCCCGCCAGCTCGCCCTGATCCCCGGGCCGCCGGACGTCGAACGCGTCGCCGAACGCGTCACCTGGCCCTCGCCGCTGCTGCCGGCGCTGCCCGGCCTGATCGCCTCCCACCGGGGCCGCCGGGTGTGCGTGCTGGCCAGCGGCGACCCCATGTTCCACGGCATCGGCACCACCCTGGTCCGGTTGCTCGGCGCCGACCGGGTCCGCGTCCTGCCGCACCCGTCGTCGGTCTCGCTCGCCTGTGCCCGCCTCGGCTGGGCGGCCGACCGCCTCGACGTGGTCAGCCTCGTCACCGCCCCCGTCGAGACGCTGCACGGCTGGGTGCACGACGGCCGCCGGATCCTGGTCCTCAGCGCCGACGGCCGCACCCCCGCCCGGGTCGCCGGGCTGCTCGCCGCGCGCGGGTACGGCGGCAGCCCGGTGACGGTCCTGGAACGGCTGGGCGGCCCCGGGGAACGTGTGATCTCGGGTACGGCCGCCCTCTGGTCGCTGCCCTCGGCGCATGACCTCAACGTCGTCGCCGTGGAGTGCCTGGCGGACGCCGGGACCGTCGCGCTGCCCCGCGTCCCCGGCCTGCCCGACGACGCCTACGAGCACGACGGCCAGCTCACCAAGAGCGAGGTGCGCGCGGTGACCCTGTCCCGGTTGGCGCCCGTCCCCGGGCAGCTGCTGTGGGACGTCGGCGCCGGCGCCGGCAGCATCGGGATCGAGTGGATGCGCGTCCACCCGGACAACCGGGCGGTCGCGGTGGAGTCCCGTCCCGGCCGGGCCGCGGTGGTCGCCCGCAACGCCGCCCGGCTGGGCGTGCCCGGCCTGACCGTGGTCACCGGCGCCGCCCCGGCCGCGCTGGACGGCCTGGAACGGCCCGACGCCGTGTTCGTCGGTGGCGGGGTCACCGTCCCCGGCGTGGTCGAGGGCTGCTGGGAGGCGCTGCGGCCTGGCGGCAGGCTCGTGGCCAACGCGGTGACCGTCGAGTCGGAGGCCGTGCTGGCCTCCTGGTTCGGCGCGCTCGGCGGCGACCTGGTCCGGCTCTCGGTCGGCAGGGCCGCCCCGGTCGGCGGTTTCACCGGGTGGCGGCCCATGATGCCCGTGACGATCTGGACCGCGGTCAAGCCGCCCGCCGCGCGGGAACCGCTCGAATCACCGGGAGTACCCACCTCACCGGGGGAGGACGTGCGATGA
- the cobM gene encoding precorrin-4 C(11)-methyltransferase: MTVRFIGAGPGAADLITVRGQRALASAPVCLYAGSLVPAELLECCPPDARLVDTAKMTLEEIVGEMLAAHRAGHDVARLHSGDPSVFSAMAEQMRRLDAAGVPYEVVPGVPAFAAAAASLKRELTVPGVGQTVVLTRTAARATPMPDGEDLGTLGRSRATMVLHLAVQRIEAVTAELVPAYGADCPVAVVARASRDDEVILRGTLADIAGKVREAGILRTAVIVVGRVLTASEFPDSHLYSDARCRD; this comes from the coding sequence ATGACGGTGCGTTTCATCGGGGCCGGGCCCGGCGCCGCCGACCTGATCACCGTGCGGGGGCAGCGGGCCCTGGCCTCGGCACCCGTGTGCCTGTACGCCGGGTCACTGGTCCCGGCCGAGCTGCTGGAGTGCTGCCCGCCGGACGCCCGGCTGGTCGACACCGCGAAGATGACCCTGGAGGAGATCGTCGGGGAGATGCTCGCCGCGCACCGCGCCGGGCACGACGTGGCCCGGCTGCACTCCGGCGACCCGTCGGTGTTCAGCGCGATGGCCGAGCAGATGCGGCGGCTGGACGCCGCGGGTGTGCCCTACGAGGTGGTCCCCGGCGTGCCCGCGTTCGCCGCCGCGGCGGCGTCGCTGAAGCGGGAGCTCACCGTGCCGGGCGTCGGCCAGACCGTCGTGCTGACCCGCACCGCGGCGCGCGCCACCCCCATGCCGGACGGGGAGGACCTCGGCACGCTCGGCCGCAGCCGCGCCACGATGGTCCTGCACCTGGCCGTGCAGCGGATCGAGGCGGTCACGGCCGAGCTCGTCCCCGCCTACGGGGCCGACTGCCCGGTGGCCGTGGTGGCCCGGGCCAGCAGGGACGACGAGGTGATCCTGCGCGGCACCCTGGCCGACATCGCGGGGAAGGTCCGGGAGGCGGGGATCCTGCGCACCGCGGTGATCGTCGTCGGCCGGGTGCTGACCGCCTCGGAGTTCCCCGACAGCCACCTGTACTCCGACGCCCGCTGCCGTGACTGA
- a CDS encoding PPOX class F420-dependent oxidoreductase — translation MKDPGEGFRAFWRERHLCTLTTVRADGTPHVVPVGVTLDVESGIARVITSGASAKVRNVLASGGETAGGAPVAVCQVDGSRWSTLEGRATVRTDPGSVADAERRYTERYKPPRDNPARVVVEIRVTRVLGNV, via the coding sequence TTGAAGGATCCCGGAGAGGGCTTCCGCGCCTTCTGGCGTGAGCGCCACCTCTGCACGCTGACCACCGTGCGCGCCGACGGCACGCCGCACGTCGTCCCGGTGGGGGTGACGCTCGATGTGGAGTCCGGCATCGCCAGGGTGATCACCTCGGGTGCTTCGGCGAAGGTCCGCAACGTCCTCGCCTCCGGCGGCGAGACGGCCGGGGGTGCCCCGGTCGCGGTCTGCCAGGTCGACGGCTCCCGCTGGTCGACCTTGGAGGGGCGTGCGACGGTCCGCACCGACCCCGGGTCCGTCGCCGACGCCGAGCGCCGCTACACCGAGCGTTACAAGCCGCCCCGCGACAACCCCGCCCGCGTCGTGGTCGAGATCCGCGTCACCCGGGTGCTGGGCAATGTCTGA
- the def gene encoding peptide deformylase: MAPRGRGEGDEYAGGAVMPIRYVGDPVLHRPCRPVTGFDEELAGLVRDMFASMYAAEGVGLAANQIGVDLRVFVYDCPDATEEWRKGVVVNPTLVLPEPADRTVAEYEEGCLSVPGQRAELGRSDRAVVHGFDVTGASLMVEGTGLLARCLQHETDHLDGRLYIDLLPAGHRERVLADYERDRGRPAEKG, from the coding sequence GTGGCGCCACGCGGACGCGGCGAGGGCGACGAGTACGCCGGAGGCGCGGTCATGCCGATCCGGTACGTCGGCGACCCGGTGCTGCACCGGCCCTGCCGTCCGGTCACCGGCTTCGACGAGGAACTGGCCGGGCTCGTCCGGGACATGTTCGCCAGCATGTACGCCGCCGAGGGTGTGGGGCTCGCGGCCAACCAGATCGGCGTCGACCTTCGGGTGTTCGTCTACGACTGCCCCGACGCCACCGAGGAGTGGCGCAAGGGCGTCGTCGTCAACCCGACCCTGGTCCTGCCCGAGCCCGCCGACCGCACCGTCGCCGAGTACGAGGAGGGCTGCCTGTCGGTCCCCGGGCAGCGGGCCGAGCTCGGCCGGTCCGACCGCGCGGTCGTGCACGGCTTCGACGTCACCGGGGCGTCCCTGATGGTCGAGGGCACCGGCCTGCTGGCCCGGTGCCTGCAACACGAGACGGACCACCTCGACGGCCGCCTCTACATCGACCTGCTGCCGGCCGGGCACCGAGAGCGGGTCCTGGCCGACTACGAACGAGACCGCGGCCGACCGGCGGAGAAGGGCTGA